Genomic window (Daucus carota subsp. sativus chromosome 5, DH1 v3.0, whole genome shotgun sequence):
AGTATGCAGACCATGTACAAAAGTATCTCCATGAACAGACATTGCCAGTAGAAGTAGAGATTTTAACAGGTTCTCATGATGATTGATAAGCTTTTGATACACTTGTACAATTACAGTTTATGACTTTCGGAAAATAGTTGTAACATTTCCTTCAATATCATACCTACTGATTTATCTGTTTAGTGAGACTTCCCCCTTCCCCTCAAAGCTCTAATTATATAGTTTGCATTTTTTTGTACCATTTCTTTTAGCTTGAACACTAAAGCTGAAGTTATTTCTGAGACAAATAATAAGGACAATCACACATCCATGTTTTCTGAAATAGTTGAAGTGCGGAACACTGAGGACAGCCCTAAGTATTGTCTACATAGCTACTGATGAGTTTCTAAGATTTTCTTTAGCTTCACACAAGAAACGTTCTCCCTTGTAATAATGGTAGTTTGATAAAAGAGGGCTGTGCTTGTCAAAAACAGTGTCAATTTGCTATCTGCTAGGCGGGTAAAGAGTTTCTTCACAATAAAGtctaaatgaaaaataaattcaagATAATTTGCAAACTTCTTAAATCCGTCCTTTTGAGCGGCTTTATACAAAGTGGCAACACAAAGACCTTCTGATTCACTAGCAAAACTTTCAGAATATTCAAAAATCTCTCTGCTCCTTGGAGTAGGGTAACGTTTATTTTGTTCTGGTTTTAGGGAATTTTTAGTCAGTTTTGAACTTTTGGATCTACGTGCAGCAGATCTGGAGAAGGCACCAGTGTTTTCTAGTGATTCAACAAACTCCATCCTTTGGCAACATCCCATATTTAGGCAGATTTATATTAGAGAGCTCCACCAAACAACATTAGcataatattgaaatattacaGATTCCAGATTTTCGCTGTTGGTTATTTGCTAATGACCGAAAGCTGGATTGACAAAAGATTAGAAAATAGTTGATGACAAAGTAAAAGATTAATTTGGTATTTACTTGCAAGAAACAAGATAAAAAATAACTAAAGCAAACCATGTTAAATGTAATACACTAGAGACTGGAGAAATTTACATGCCACTAAGAAACCTTCATTGCCTACAGAAAAATTGAAATATGTAATGTTGATTATTGCTTGATTAGCTTTCAAGTCaagatttttctttcaatttcttCCAAGGTCAAACCCTTTGTTTCCGGGACTTGGAATATGACAAATGCAAGTGCAACGAGAGAAATTACTCCAAAAAGTAAAAATATGTTTCCAGCACCCAAATATTCCTGAAGAACCAAGGGAAAGATGAATGGATATGTGCAACAGACGTTTATAATCTTGGTCTAGAATCAATGGACTAAAAGATTCAGGGCAATGTACACAATACCTTCAATGCTGGAAAAGCTAGGGTTACAACTGCATTTGAACCGAAGTTTGTAAAAACTGCAAGACTAATGCCCCTCCCTCTTGTTCGAAGTGGGAATACCTCGGACACCATAAGCCAACTAATTGGTCCAAAAGATGCCTAATAATACATTCATAATACAGTAGAGATTAGACACACAACCTGAATTCAATTCAGCAACTGACAGAAAAATACAATAACAAATGATGGCCACTTTATAAAGAAAATTACATTTTTCTCTACCTCTTCAAAATTCAATGTAAGAAAACAAGTAGTAGATAACTAGTTTTACAGAGAAACACACACTTATTTTGCCAGTAGTGCATGAACATCACTCAGATGAATAAAAATGAAGACATCACAGTGCCAATACCTGGTAGCAGCCAACATACATAAGAAGAGAAATCAAAGCAACTGCAGGGAACCGTTGCAGGACTTTGAAATATGCTGAAAGGAGAAATAACGAAATGGTCTGCAGCACGAAATAGAAGGAAACAATAACATAACTTTCCATCATTTTCTGTTTAGATACAATACACATGTGCATACAGGCTAGAATTTAAATGAGGATGAAGTGATTAGTCGCATACTATTCCACTGACACCTCCAATTAGCAATGGTTTTCTGCCTAGCTTATCAACTTGAACAACAGCTATTCCTGTCATCACCAACTGCagatacataaataaaataacatataaaagAACCTGAATTTGTTCTCATTTTCCCGAGCTGAAATTCAAGTCACATACCTTGAAGACACCAATAAGGACTGAGACTTTCGTTGCATCAGAAGCCGCAGAGAATCCTGCAGTCTTCAATAGCATAATCACACAATTACAGATACATCAAAATGCCTTCATTCATTTTGATATTATAGACAATTTAGAAAGTACCAGTACCAatatcttcaattttttttaattattagataATCACATATTCACATGTATCACTTTTTTGGGTTTGAGTGAGGGTGATTGAATCTGATTAGGTGAGTTATATTTGATTCTGAGGGAGGATGAGAAGATTGCACGAAAGCATAACATAAGAAAGTTACAGAATTTGCCTCACAAGTCACAACCATCAAATACCTGAAGGATTGAACCCGCATAATAGAGAACGCTTGGTTGTCCTGTTATCTGTTGTAGTCATGTGGAATGTTAGTATATTTACCTAATTATCTTATTTATGGTAGAAAAAACTCACAAGACTTGATAGAAAAAACTGAACAGAAAGCAAATGAGATAGAACTATATGCCAAGGACAACATTTACCTGTTGAAACAGGACCAGACCCCCACCAATTATAAATGCTTTAAAATTTGGCCCTTGAACCACATCTAGGAAACTCCCCTCAGATTCTGGCTTATCAGATTGAGACTTTAGTGAAGTGAGCGCATCATCAATTTCCATTGCAGATAATTTATCACCAGGAGGTCTGCCTCTAAGTTTGCTCAATGCAAAAATAGCCTCCTCTTTGTAATTTTCTCTTGCCCCATTACCTCGAACTTCTCTTAAAAGTAACCAACGTGGAGAAGGAGGTAGAGTCCATGTACCTAATCCTATGACCAAAGCAATTGGAGCACTAAGTCCGAACATGTAGCGCCACCCTCCaactttatttatttcaaaactaCCTACAAAATAGCCCAACTGAAGAAACATTCAATACAGTTTAAAGTACATCTGAACAGTTTGGGTTGAGGATGAAAGGTGTCAACAAGTTCAACACATCTTACCAACATTCCCAATACTATTAATAGTTCTTTCAGAGAAATTAGAGTTCCACGAATTTGAGATGGACAAGTCTCTGATATATATAGAGGAGCCCCGTGCAAAGCCTGTAAAACGCTATCAATCTGAATCAGATTATCTGATTGAAAAATGTTCCAGAAAATCACATTGAACCAGAAAGCAATGCGTATCTCCAGGGAATCTCACCAGACCAATGCCAAAGCCGTAGATTACACGACCAAGCAAAAGAATAATAAGGCTTGGAGCATATGCTGCTGTAAGACCACCAAGCAGGTAAAATATGGCTGCTAGCATAAGCTCTCTCCTCCTCCCTGAAAAAAAGACAATTCACTAATTCAGAGATGATAAGAATATCTAAAATGTGACATGCAGAATCTTGcaatttgagaaaaaataaaaataaaattacacatCTGCTATTAGGCAATAAATCACCTATTACATCAGCAATTGGGTAGATGAGAACTGAACCAAATAAAGCTCCATAAAGGGAGCCGCTTACCTGCACTCAGAAGAGGACCTACATTTATGCATGATCAAAAATTAAAGGAATTGTGTATACAACAATATGACTCCGAGAGAGTGAACGTACAACAAGACCAAGTTGGAAAGGTGCAAGGTTGAACCAAGTTGTGCCACTAAGCTTAGGTGACTGTAAAATCATGAACCAGAAGAGAATTCACTTTGAGACAAATACCTAATACAGAGTCTGGGAAACAAATTTAACGCGTGATATTGAAAAGCAACCGGGAGCCTATAACAGACTAAACGTGCACCTGCAACGAAATGGTAGCACCAGAGGTTGCACCTACGTCATAGCCATATAACAAGCCGCCCAAAGCCGGGAACAGAAACCTGAATTATTCACTCGCATACAAATTATAAGTTCATTCCATACCGGACCAACAAAACTATCCATAAACAACCTGATGATAAAGATTAACAACGTTCTTACAAGAGAAATTCGTGAATAATTTTGCAAAATCATCcctaaatttacaaaaataaaaataaagaaaaatgaaagaagCACTCACGGTAAAATAACAGAAGACCAATTAAAATCCTCAAAAGACGTGGATTCAAAAGAAGCAACTGAATTTGTTTCCTCATCAAATTGTTTAATCTATCAAGCACCACCAAACCAACAATTCAGAATCGTAATGTGCGAAACGTTTCTTGAAGAAAACATTGCAGGATTGTAGATTAGTCACCTTCATAAACGAGTTGCCGCCAGAGTTCTTGAGCATCTTCTTGAATATTCCCGAGAGAATTTAAGAAATGGGAGCTGCGGGGTTTCTTTATTGCATGGCAAATTGAGTTGAGATAAATTGTAGAGGTTATTCAAAGGAGGTTGAGAAATGCTACTTCCGATTATGAGGGAGAGAATACAGCTTGAGCTGTTTTAACATGGATGATTTTTGTGGTTTCAGATTATTACGGCTCGGACGTAAAAGTACTCAATTTTTTAGGTTGAGGGCATATTCAATTCGGAATCTAATGAATGTAGTAGTAATACACGaagtatgagattttgattttgtgcggattcttgataaaatgtcgcagagttgataggatctaagtacaatgcttcaaaatcccattaattttggtgggatttcaaaaaacttataatACACTGaacaatgccacaaaatccatcattttatgaaatgaaaaaaaatccatcagcatttgaataccatcagatttaataccatcagattttaatgcattttaaacaatcccaattgaataccatcggattttaaagcataatttaaaatcccaattgaataccaccagattttgtagcataatttaaaatcccaattgaatacatcaagattttaatggatttcaaacaatctcaatcgaataccctcggatttcatgaatgcaaaaaaaatctttaatatctcaatccaatacacccctctaattCTAAggaattatatttgaatttgattcCATGTGGATCATAGTGATTAGTGGATATTAGGTTAATTAGTAATTGCTATTGCAGAGTCCGTGAATTTGAACAAACACAAAATAATTcctaatatcaaaaaatttcgtgggatctctataaatataaaatacttataacaatctcttaaaatttattatttaataaaatcaaaaatattatcatttaattgtAATGAATTTTCAATATCTCAATATACCAGATTTTTAGACATAATTTGAAATTCctatttaatatcatcaaatttttagGATAATTTGTACTCTtaattaaaacttgaaaatttgaatatattttttaaaatctaaatcaaACACGTGTGGATTTCaagaatataatttcataaaacatctaattaaatatattcCTGAGTCTCGTGTTTAAGAAAAATCAATCCTTTAAAATGAAGTGTTAGAATCATTTAAGTTTTACTGCTGAGCCCCAAATTTTAGATAGATTCTTTACATCAAATCTAAATATACATTTTTGGCATCGTTgtttgttcaaaaataatttgattatttcaaaatataatatataaagagaAAATGGAATATCAGATAAACCTGATATTTCTTATACGAGGTTAAACTCTGAAACCGAGGACCTAGTGCATGTTGTTCGGATTTATgttatacataaattatatgGTATACATTTGTTGTTTTGTGTTTATGAACTGAACTCTTGGTATCTTAAAAAAGAATATAGACGAATGCgtataaaagagaaaaaagcGTGTAGTTTAACCTGATATAAGAACACTGTTTATATAAGGTTAATCTGATATTCCTTATtctcatatataaatacaacattttttgcatgtgcaaTTCTGCAAGGGAACCtaattaatactagaaataagacTCGGAGTTCAATGACTAAGAATTGTAAGATGAACataacccttattatattatatatttaagtaataaatatcaaatcaaattGAATACGATTCAAAATAATCACACTCGATTTTTTCTATATccaataaaattgatttaaattttacgtgAACCCGTCAATTTTAATTGAATCGAATGCAACATGAAAATAATGATTTAGTCACCTTCTAACTTCCACCGCggcaaaatatttatttgaatccAAACGTCATCTAGTCTCACATCTTTGGTCAACAGCTTTGATCGCCccacaaaaataacaaaaataaaatcaaatatgtcaaataaaataatgataatgaACAAATAATCACATCCGTACGTGTCAGATAATTCACATGCATcggtatatacacatatataatccAATGATTTACGTATATAATCTCCtatctaattatatataaacaaataacaCAACAATAATATACCTTTAAATATAAGCCGGATAAtagtataaattaaataatttagaattataatttcaattataattcaatcacaatttaaaacatttaatttaatcaaactaAAATATCTCCTAAAGTCGAGTGATCTGAAAATCAACAACAAatcttttttctaaataataaaattcattcGTCAAAACAACAGTTGTTTGTCAAAATGTCAACTTGTCAAATCATCAAATTTAGATGATATAACTTGTTTCGTGATCCTTCAACCTTGAGGTTTAACTTGTACAACATTTCCCCATATATCATTCAAGGTGCATCTGAGATACAACGtcatgaaattttattttgaaattaatcttTTACCGGAGTATAATTTCAAAAGCTCAAGTCCATCATGTTTTTAAGTAGTTAGTATCAAAACCTGAGGTCGCATCTGTCTATGTCTTCGGAACTCTAAAAATTTATTCTAGAATGTTAATGcgatattataattagtcaattgtacataatattagattagaattagtcaataatatttaattatttttcgtGAAAAACATTTATCTTCGTAAGAAACTTTTGGCTCCCAATCTGATAATCCTCTTTGTATATAATTAGATCGAGAttagttttctttttttttactgagcattttaataaatacaactttattcaataaatatacagtgacttaaaaaaaatccattaaTTTATAGTCACCgacaatttataataaaaaaataatctctgcaatttaaacatcaacatttgtaataatattataaataagtttaatccgaaataaaaattgattttcagaaataaataaCAACTTCCGGAATTTAAATAGTTTTTATAACAATTGTTGCAACACTCTGAATAAATACAATCCCGAAATTACATCTGAACGTATCAGATAATTCACATTCAGATAATTCACATGCATcggtatttaaatatatataattcaatatAACCTCTTATCTTATTATATATTAGTAATCACATCAGCACGTACCAGATAATTCAGatgcatcaatatatatatatataattcaatgatttatgtatataatttcCTACctgattatatacaaataaataacaaaacaaTAATAACGTTGGATATAATccctataaaaaatataaaacttgtACTCTGAGGTATTTGTTTGATCTTTATGGTGATTTTAGtaaccatcttgataccgttttcagttcaatgaccaacttgatacattaaattCAGTTCaatgaccaactagataattaatcCATTTTTTAATCATGTCGAGGTTAAAGTGAATcgcttaaaaaaattaatgtggACTAGAAAAAGTTTGATAAGCATCTGTATCATGAACGATACGCATGGGTACATAATAGCACGCAAGTGTGAAATACTCCCCCGTCTCAGTATATAAGTCttttttgactagtcaaattgactatattttaactgaaatttttagatattatataattgaaaattttttaaaaaatatcatcaaaaggtAAAtcaagtctattttaatatgtaactttttattttgtaaaataacaaatacatattttttaatagctggttaaaaattagtcaatttgactcttgGGAAAGCAAAACGCAAAAGagacttataaattgagacggaggaatTATGAAAGAGTTAAATTAGACATGAGTTACCTGTTAATCCTGGTCCGAGTTGGATTTTTCAATCTCATGTAATTAATTTGTTCTATTGCAGCTCTAGCTTAAATTTGTTCTCTGAcatcaaattattattaatgttaTGCTGTGAAGTGAAATCAGTAGTAAAATTGTCCTATGGCCTATACTATAAATCTGCTCTGACATGTTTCCCTAATAAAACCAATGTACCCCATCCCCTAATAAAAGCAATGATCGGACTAATTTGTCCACTGCAAAAACTTCAGGATACGTAAACCAGTTGCAACAACCTCACATTTGAAAAAAAGTCAGTATGAAGTTGTACCAAAATTCTGTTTTCTGTGACAATAATATTcccaaaaacacaaataaaagcaattttttgtttttgaaatcgTAAATACAACTTTTGGGAAAACAAATTCAAACAGAAACCATTAAAGTCGAGCTGTATAACAACCATTAAAGTCGAGCTGTATAACAACCCATGTACTTGCCCCATATCTGCCTATTGTCCCAAGTATTTGAACACCTTTCACACTCACTATAAAATTTAAGCTTCACAAGACACATATTGCAGCATGGAGACAAGACTGATGATATAATTTTCTCCCACTGCGGCACATTTAAATATTAAGctgattttttttcaatgaaatatgCAAAGAGAATTGATACGGTTCAAGTTGAATTAACAAAAACATCCCAGAATGTAATATGCACTACATATCCCATAAGCAAGTAACAATCTTCAAGAAATTCGCTGAAACATCCATCTACGGCCAAAAAACAATCTCATCATTTATGTACATCTGGCCAACCAACAGTTCATCATTCTGATCACCTGTGTTctcgttttttttttctttttctttttgctaagTGTTCCTCAGAGTTCTCACTTAATAATATAAGTAAACACAAACTACGAGACACACCCATCTAAACCGCCAGACTTGCTATCCAATGGCCAGCTGCTATCTCATTAGACGCACTTCCAGAATAATTAGAAATCAAACTCTCCATTTGCCTGATGAAAAGAACCAAACCCATAAATGGATATAGCAGCGAAAAAGAATTGATAACACAAACTCTTGTTTATCGGAGTAATAGGGTAAATCATCTTACTGAATCTCTAAGCTTTGATCCTCTGGACAAATGAACATGGGAAACTA
Coding sequences:
- the LOC108222067 gene encoding D-xylose-proton symporter-like 3, chloroplastic, with translation MLKNSGGNSFMKIKQFDEETNSVASFESTSFEDFNWSSVILPFLFPALGGLLYGYDVGATSGATISLQSPKLSGTTWFNLAPFQLGLVVSGSLYGALFGSVLIYPIADVIGRRRELMLAAIFYLLGGLTAAYAPSLIILLLGRVIYGFGIGLALHGAPLYISETCPSQIRGTLISLKELLIVLGMLLGYFVGSFEINKVGGWRYMFGLSAPIALVIGLGTWTLPPSPRWLLLREVRGNGARENYKEEAIFALSKLRGRPPGDKLSAMEIDDALTSLKSQSDKPESEGSFLDVVQGPNFKAFIIGGGLVLFQQITGQPSVLYYAGSILQTAGFSAASDATKVSVLIGVFKLVMTGIAVVQVDKLGRKPLLIGGVSGITISLFLLSAYFKVLQRFPAVALISLLMYVGCYQASFGPISWLMVSEVFPLRTRGRGISLAVFTNFGSNAVVTLAFPALKEYLGAGNIFLLFGVISLVALAFVIFQVPETKGLTLEEIERKILT